A DNA window from Arachis duranensis cultivar V14167 chromosome 3, aradu.V14167.gnm2.J7QH, whole genome shotgun sequence contains the following coding sequences:
- the LOC107477679 gene encoding uncharacterized protein LOC107477679: MSMLKSLKSKYKLNMLGLVETKKEVITKYEVARLWGSSNAGWDFVEAVGTAGGLLLIWDDGVFQVRHRYKGERWLCVEGILTRTNFYCAFCLVYGAHGREAKRGVWEELSYVAGLCQVPFCFMGDFNEILHVEERRGNTGLTPSAEEFKFWLQDMNLVDLPLTDRKFTWFHGRSCSCIDRVLVSLEWLEEFPEAHLRGGPRGLSDHCPLIVEGRKLRGGPRPFRSLDSWFTHDGFLRMVKEEWRGLGELQFLDKLKALTGPLGRWHKANFGEMDKKILLFEEEIKKIFQFNR; this comes from the coding sequence ATGAGCATGCTGAAGTCTttgaaaagtaaatataaattGAACATGTTGGGGTTGgttgaaacaaaaaaagaagtgaTTACTAAATATGAGGTTGCAAGGCTTTGGGGATCTAGTAATGCTGGTTGGGATTTTGTGGAAGCTGTAGGAACAGCGGGGGGTCTGTTATTAATTTGGGATGATGGAGTGTTTCAAGTCCGTCACAGATATAAAGGTGAGAGGTGGCTGTGTGTTGAAGGCATCTTAACAAGGACCAACTTTTACTGTGCTTTTTGTTTGGTGTACGGGGCGCATGGGAGGGAGGCAAAGAGGGGGGTGTGGGAGGAACTGAGTTATGTGGCAGGACTGTGTCAGGTTCCGTTCTGTTTTATGGGGGACTTTAATGAAATTTTACATGTAGAGGAACGGAGAGGTAATACTGGGTTGACACCTTCTGCGGAAGAGTTTAAATTCTGGTTACAGGACATGAACCTTGTGGATCTGCCACTTACTGACAGGAAGTTTACATGGTTTCACGGGCGCTCTTGCAGTTGCATAGATAGAGTTCTGGTTAGTTTGGAATGGCTAGAAGAGTTTCCAGAGGCACATCTGCGAGGTGGACCAAGGGGTTTGTCAGATCATTGCCCGCTAATAGTGGAGGGTAGAAAGCTGAGAGGAGGTCCGAGGCCGTTCCGGAGTCTTGATTCGTGGTTTACGCATGACGGGTTTCTCAGGATGGTGAAGGAGGAATGGAGAGGCTTGGGGGAGCTACAGTTCTTAGATAAATTGAAAGCGCTGACAGGTCCACTGGGAAGATGGCATAAGGCAAATTTTGGTGAGATGGATAAGAAGATTCTATTATTTGAGGAAGAGATCAAGAAGATATTTCAGTTTAACCGTTGA
- the LOC107477650 gene encoding E3 ubiquitin-protein ligase PUB23: protein MDYSEIEVPAPFLCPISLHLMREPVTVSTGITYDRESIERWLFSCKNFTCPVTKQQILQTQDLTPNHTLQRLIQNWCTQNHVSLDETTQHDSSSTIEKAQVVKLLNEAKRFSHDEKLKFLKWIKTIALESESNKQCLESAGAIDFLASTMDEADSTLFIIEAGIELLFKLNPSIYQLKYLINNEKIHFFESLFHVLRLGNQESRTYATLLLKSSFGVANPTQLSCVKTEYFVEISRVIRDKISQEASKAALKLLVDLCSRGRNQVRAVEAGLVLNLIDLLIDSNNISERRICELILIALDRLCGCAEGRAALLSHGAAVAVISKKILRVSCVASDRAVKILATVCRYSATLNLLQEMLVVGAVSKLCLVLQVDNGASNKAKERASEILKLHTKVWKNSPCIPVNLLSNYP, encoded by the coding sequence ATGGACTATTCAGAAATCGAGGTTCCTGCACCATTTCTATGCCCAATATCACTTCACCTAATGAGAGAGCCTGTTACTGTTTCAACAGGAATCACATATGATAGAGAATCCATAGAGAGATGGTTATTCTCATGCAAGAATTTCACTTGCCCTGTTACAAAGCAACAAATTTTGCAAACACAAGATCTTACTCCAAACCACACTCTTCAAAGGTTGATCCAAAATTGGTGCACTCAGAATCATGTCTCACTTGATGAAACGACTCAGCATGATTCTAGTTCAACCATTGAAAAAGCTCAAGTTGTGAAACTCTTGAATGAAGCAAAGAGGTTTTCACATGATGAGAAATTGAAGTTTCTCAAATGGATTAAAACAATTGCTCTGGAGAGTGAAAGTAACAAGCAGTGTTTGGAATCTGCAGGGGCAATAGATTTCTTGGCTTCAACCATGGATGAAGCAGATTCAACTTTGTTCATCATTGAAGCAGGTATTGAACTCTTGTTTAAATTGAATCCTTCAATATATCAGCTAAAGTATCTTATAAACAAtgaaaaaattcacttttttgagTCATTGTTTCATGTATTGAGACTTGGAAACCAAGAATCTagaacttatgcaacattgctATTGAAATCATCATTTGGGGTGGCCAATCCAACCCAATTGAGTTGTGTCAAAACCGAATATTTTGTCGAAATATCAAGAGTGATAAGGGACAAGATCTCACAAGAAGCTTCCAAGGCCGCGCTGAAGCTTCTTGTGGATCTTTGTTCCCGGGGCAGGAACCAGGTCAGAGCAGTCGAGGCCGGCTTAGTACTAAACCTCATTGATCTCCTCATTGATAGTAACAATATTTCCGAAAGACGGATTTGTGAACTCATATTGATAGCTTTGGATAGGCTCTGCGGCTGCGCAGAAGGGCGCGCCGCCTTGTTGAGCCATGGTGCTGCTGTCGCCGTCATTTCGAAGAAGATTCTAAGGGTTTCTTGTGTTGCAAGTGATAGAGCTGTTAAGATTTTGGCCACAGTTTGTAGGTATTCAGCAACACTTAATTTGCTTCAAGAGATGTTGGTGGTTGGTGCTGTGTCTAAGTTGTGTTTGGTGCTTCAAGTGGATAATGGTGCTTCCAATAAGGCTAAGGAGAGGGCTAGTGAGATACTTAAGTTGCATACAAAGGTTTGGAAGAATTCCCCATGTATTCCTGTTAATTTGCTTTCAAACTATCCatga